CCCGATCACGTAATCGCTAACCTGGCGTCTAACGGCGCCCTGAACATGAAGCTCACCGTAGCTCGTGGTCGTGGTTATGAACCGGCCGACTCGCGTCAGAGCGATGAAGACGAAAGCCGCAGCATTGGTCGCTTGCAGCTTGATTCTTCGTTCAGCCCGGTTCGCCGTATCGCATACGTGGTGGAAAACGCCCGTGTCGAGCAGCGTACTAACCTGGACAAGCTGGTTATTGATCTGGAAACCAACGGTACTCTGGATCCTGAAGAGGCTATCCGCCGCGCTGCAACCATTCTGCAACAGCAGTTGGCTGCGTTCGTCGACCTCAAAGGTGACAGCGAACCAGTGGTAATCGAGCAGGAAGACGAGATCGATCCGATCCTGCTTCGCCCGGTTGACGATCTGGAACTGACTGTACGTTCGGCTAACTGCCTTAAGGCGGAAAACATTTACTACATCGGCGACCTGATTCAGCGTACCGAAGTAGAACTGTTGAAGACTCCGAACCTGGGCAAGAAATCCTTGACTGAAATCAAGGACGTTCTGGCCTCCCGCGGTCTGTCCCTCGGCATGCGCCTCGACAACTGGCCGCCTGCAAGTCTTAAGAAGGACGACAAGGCGACTGCCTGATCGTCGTAATCACCGAACGTGAGTTTGGTAAGGAATGAACCATGCGTCATCGTAAAAGTGGTCGTCACCTGAGCCGTACCAGCTCGCACCGCAAGGCCATGTTCCAAAACATGGCGGTGTCGCTGTTCGAGCACGAGCTGATCAAAACTACACTGCCGAAAGCTAAAGAACTGCGTCGCGTTGCTGAGCCGCTGATCACTTTGGCCAAGACAGACAGCCTGGCTAACCGCCGTCTGGCTTTCGACCGTACTCGTTCGAAAGCTATCGTTGGTAAGCTCTTCAACGACCTGGGCAAGCGTTACGCTACCCGTGAGGGTGGCTACCTGCGCATCCTCAAGTGCGGTTTCCGCGCTGGCGACAACGCGCCTATGGCGTACGTCGAGTTGGTTGATCGTGCTACTGCCGGCGAAGCTGTAAGCGCCGAGTAAGACGACAAGCTGTAACGAAGAACCGGGCCTAGCGCCCGGTTTTTTGTGCGCGTAACAAAAGCGCGAAATGTACAAGCTTCTACAGGTAGCGCTCGGCACTATGGGCACTGGGGTTGTTGGTAGTTATTTTCTATTGATGCTTACAATTTAATGAATTTGTAGACGTCATGTTGATGATCAATAATCCCTCCAAGCCGATTAGCCGGCAGTTTCAAGTCCGACCTGAGGAAAATTGAGCATGAGCCAGAATAAAATCCTTACCACCGCCAGCGGCGCTCCCGTCGCGGATAACCAGAATTCCCGTTCCGCTGGCCCACGTGGCCCGTTGCTGCTCGACGACTTTCACCTGATCGAGAAGCTCGCTCACTTCAACCGAGAAAACATCCCTGAGCGTCGCGTGCACGCCAAGGGGTCGGGTGCCTACGGTACGTTCACGGTTACCCAGGACATCACTCAGTACACCAGCGCCAAGCTGTTTGAATCCGTCGGTAAGCAGACTCCGACCTTCCTGCGTTTCTCCACCGTGGGCGGTGAGCGTGGTTCGGCAGATACCGAGCGCGACCCACGCGGTTTCGCCCTGAAGTTCTACACCGAAGAAGGCAACTGGGACATCGTGGGTAACAACACCCCCGTGTTCTTCATTCGCGACCCATTGAAATTCCCTGACTTCATCCATACCCAGAAACGCCTGCCGCAAAGCAACCTGAAAAGCGCGCAGATGATGTGGGACTTCTGGTCGCACTCTCCAGAGGCGCTGCACCAGGTCACCATCTTGTTTTCCGACCGTGGTATCCCCGACGGCTACCGTCACATGCACGGCTTCGGCAGCCACACCTACAGCCTGATTAACGCCAAGGGCGAACGTCACTGGGTGAAGTGGCACTACAAGACCAAACAAGGCATCAAGAACCTGGCGCCGGCTGAGGCCGCACGCCTGGCCGGTACCGATCCTGACTACGCCCAGCGTGATCTGTTTGGTGCGATCGAGCGCGGTGACTTCCCGAAATGGCGCGTGTGCATTCAGATCATGACCGAGGCTCAAGCGAACGCTCATTACGAGAACCCGTTTGACGTGACCAAAACCTGGTCGCAAAAAGAGTTCCCGTTGATTGAAGTGGGTGAACTGGAGCTTAACCGCAACCCGCAGAACTACTTCGCTGAGGTAGAGCAAGCGGCGTTCGGTCCAAGCAACATGGTGCCCGGTGTTGGCCTGTCCCCTGACCGCATGCTGCAAGGTCGTGTATTCGCTTACGCGGATGCCCACCGCTACCGTGTCGGCACCAACCACCAGCAACTCCCGGTGAACGCGCCTCGTAGTCCGGTCAACAGCTACCAGCGTGACGGCTCTATGGCATTTGGCAGCAATGGCGGCGCAGCGCCCAACTACGAACCGAACAGCTACACCGATGCGCCGAAACAAGCACCTCAGTACGCTGAGCCTGCCCTGGCTCTGAGCGGCGCTGCAGATCGTTACGATCACCGTGAAGACACCGACTACTACAGCCACGCCGGTGCGTTGTTCCGCTTGATGAACGATGAGCAGAAAGCGTTGCTCACCAGCAACATTGCCGGTGCAATGGCTGGGGTTTCCAGTGATGTGGTTCAGCGTCAATTGCAGCACTTCTACAAGGCAGACCCTGCTTATGGAGACGCAATCGCAAAGGCACTGGGTGTATCGCTTAACTAACTCTAAACGATAAGCAGAACCGCCCTCATTTGGGCGGTTTTTGCGTTATTTCAGCTACTTTTCTCCGGAAATGTTCACTTTTCTGCCGTTGGTCCCGTGACCTTCGGGTCATCATGGTTCAAACTACAGACTTTCAAGCAGGGAGATGTAGGGCGATGCAAGGTCACCCCGACGTAATCGATTACCTCAACACGTTGCTGACGGGCGAACTGGCAGCTCGTGACCAATATTTCATCCATTCGCGCATGTACGAAGACTGGGGCTTTACTGAGCTCTACGAGCGTATCAACCACGAAATGGAAGAAGAGGCACAGCACGCCGACGCGCTGATGCGCCGTATCCTGATGCTCGAAGGTACGCCGCGCATGCGTCCCGACGACCTGGATGTGGGCACCACTGTCCCTGACATGCTCGCGGCCGATCTGCGCCTCGAGTACAAGGTGCGTGCCGCACTCTGCAAGGGCATCGAGCTCTGCGAGCAGCACAATGACTATGTCACCCGTGAAATCCTGCGGGTGCAGTTGAATGACACTGAAGAAGATCATACCTACTGGCTGGAAAAGCAGTTGGGCCTGATCAAGTTGATTGGCCTGGAAAACTACCTGCAATCGCAATTCTGATTCCCCGGCTACAAAAAAGCCCCTGTCACCGATGAGGTGACAGGGGCTTTTTATTGAGCCCGATAAATCAGGCCCGGTCGCGCGCCAGCAATGGTTTCAAGTAGTAACCCGTATGGGACTGCGGCATCTCGCAGACCTGCTCCGGCGTACCCACCGCAATGATCTGGCCACCCTTGGAGCCGCCTTCCGGCCCCAGGTCAACCAGCCAGTCGGCCGTCTTGATCACATCCAGGTTGTGCTCGATCACCACCACGGTGTTGCCGTGGTCGCGCAAGCGGTGCAACACATCCAGCAATTGCTGAATATCCGCGAAGTGCAGGCCAGTGGTCGGCTCATCGAGGATATACAAGGTCTTACCCGTATCGCGCTTGGACAACTCGCGTGACAGTTTCACCCGTTGCGCTTCGCCACCGGACAACGTGGTTGCCGACTGCCCCAGCTTGATATACGACAGGCCCACATCCATCAGTGTCTGGAGCTTGCGCGCCAGCGCCGGGACCGCATCGAAGAACACCCGCGCTTCCTCGATGGTCATCTCCAGGGTTTCGTGGATGCTCTTGCCCTTGTATTTGATCTCCAGCGTCTCACGGTTGTAGCGCTTGCTCTTGCAGACATCACACGGCACGTAGATGTCCGGCAGGAAGTGCATCTCCACCTTGATCAGGCCATCGCCCTGGCAGGCTTCGCAGCGACCGCCCTTGACGTTGAACGAGAACCGGCCAGGCCCATAACCCCGCGAGCGGGATTCCGGCACACCGGCGAACAGTTCGCGAATCGGCGTGAACAACCCGGTATAGGTCGCCGGGTTGGAGCGCGGGGTACGGCCAATCGGGCTTTGGTCGATGTCGACGACTTTGTCCAGGTGCTCCAGGCCCTTGATGCTGTCGTGTGCCGCCGCTTCCAGGGTGGTTGCGCCGTTCAAGGCGGTAGCACTTAGCGGGAACAGGGTATTGTTGATGAGCGTTGATTTACCCGAACCGGAAACACCGGTCACACAGGTCAGCAGGCCCAGGGGAATCTCCAGGTCTACATTGCGCAAGTTGTTGCCGCGTGCGCCCTTGAGGTGCAACGCCATCTTCTTGTTGCGCGGCGTGCGCTTGGCCGGTACTGCGATCTTCACACGGCCGGACAAGTACTTGCCGGTCAGCGAGTCCGGGTGAGCCATCACCTCGGCAGGGGTGCCCTCGGCAACAATATGCCCGCCATGCACGCCCGCACCCGGGCCGATGTCGACTACATAATCAGCCAGGCGAATCGCATCTTCGTCGTGCTCGACCACAATCACCGTATTGCCGATATCGCGCAGATGTTTCAGCGTGCCCAGAAGGCGATCGTTGTCCCGCTGGTGCAGGCCGATCGACGGCTCATCGAGGATGTACAGCACGCCCACGAGCCCCGCACCAATCTGGCTGGCCAGGCGAATCCGTTGGGCTTCACCGCCGGACAAGGTGTCTGCACTGCGATCCAGCGATAGGTAATCCAGGCCCACGTTCACCAGGAACTGCAGGCGCTCGCGGATTTCCTTGAGGATCTTGTCAGCAATCTCCCCTCGGCGGCCCGTCAGTTTCAACGTGCCGAAGTATTCACTGGCATCACCGATCGGCAGGTTGGTCACCGCCGGCAACGTCTTCTCGCCGACCCACACATGCCGTGCCTCGCGACGCAGGCGAGTACCACGACAGTCCGGGCAAGGCTGGGTGCTAAGGAATTTCGCCAGCTCCTCACGCACGCTTGCCGATTCGGTCTCGCGGTAGCGGCGCTCAAGGTTCGGCACAATGCCTTCAAACGGGTGGGAGCGTTTTACGATATCGCCACGGTCGTTCAGGTATTTGAAGTCGACGTTCTGCGAGCCGCTGCCATGCAGGATGACTTTTTGCTGCTCGGCCGGCAGTTGGTTGAACGGCACTTCCAGGCTGAACTTATAGTGCGAGGCCAACGATCCCAACATTTGGAAGTAGTAGACGTTGCGCCTGTCCCAGCCGCGTATCGCGCCCTCTGCCAACGTCAGGTCACCATTGACCAGGCGCTTGATGTCGAAGAACTGCTTCACCCCCAGCCCGTCACAGGTCGGGCAGGCGCCGGCCGGGTTGTTGAAGGAAAACAGCTTGGGTTCCAGCTCGCTGATGGCGTGGCCGCAGATCGGGCAGGCAAAGCGCGCAGAGAAGATGATCTCTTCACCTGGCTCATCGTCCATCGGCGCCACCAGGGCAATGCCATCGGCCAGCTTCAGCGCGGTCTCGAAGGATTCCGCCAAGCGTTGCTGCAAGTCGGCGCGCACCTTGAAGCGGTCGACCACTACATCAATCGAATGCTTCTTCTGCTTGTCGAGCTTTGGCGCTTCGTCCAGCTCATACAGCTTGCCGTTGATGCGGGCGCGCACAAAGCCCTGCGCACGCAGCTCTTCGAAGACGGAAAGGTGTTCACCCTTGCGCTCGCGAATCACCGGTGCCAGCAGCATCAGCTTGGCGCCCTCCGGCTGGGCCAGCACCAGGTCGACCATCTGGCTGACGGTCTGGGCTTCCAGCGGGATATCGTGATCCGGGCAACGCGGAATACCCACGCGTGCATACAACAGGCGCAGGTAATCGTAGATTTCGGTAATGGTGCCCACGGTGGAACGTGGGTTATGGGAGGTCGACTTCTGCTCGATGGAAATCGCCGGCGACAGGCCTTCAATGGTGTCGACGTCGGGTTTTTCCATCATCGACAGGAACTGGCGGGCATAGGCCGACAGCGATTCCACATAGCGCCGCTGACCTTCGGCATACAGCGTGTCGAACGCCAGGGACGATTTGCCGGAGCCGGACAAGCCGGTGATGACGATCAGTTTGTCCCGGGGCAGGGTCAGGTCAATGTTCTTCAGGTTGTGGGTTCTAGCCCCACGAATCAGGATCTTGTCCAAGATGGCCTCGCACGGCGGGCGTAAATAATGCCGGAGTATACGGCTAAAGACTGGATGAATATACACTGTCAAAAGGCCGCTTGCAGCCTTACATGAAAGCTGCGCGGCAAACCGCCGCATATACCCTCTCAATCGATGGGACTGGTAGAATCGCCGCCGGTTCACACGAGGTTTTTCCATGCACGATCCCCACAGCGAACGCATGAGTAGCGGCGAGACCCGAGCGGCAAGCGGTCTGGCCCTGGTGTTCGCCTTCCGTATGCTTGGCATGTTTATGGTGTTGCCGGTGCTGGCGACCTATGGAATGGATCTGGCAGGCGCGACCCCCGCATTGATCGGCCTGGCGATTGGCGCCTATGGCCTGACCCAGGCGCTTTTTCAAATTCCGTTCGGGATCATTTCCGACCGTATTGGCCGTCGGCCCGTTATTTACCTCGGGCTGATCGTGTTCGCGCTCGGCAGTGTACTCGCGGCGCAGTCCGACTCGATCTGGGGCGTAATCGCCGGGCGCGTCCTACAAGGTGCCGGTGCGATTTCCGCTGCCGTCATGGCCTTGCTGTCGGACCTGACCCGCGAACAACACCGCACCAAGGCCATGGCCATGATTGGCATGACCATCGGGCTGTCCTTCGCTGTGGCGATGGTGGTCGGCCCGTTGTTGACCCGTGCCTTTGGTTTGCACGGGCTGTTCCTGGCCACCGGCGGTATGGCGTTGTTCGGGATCGTGATCGTGGCCTTTATGGTGCCGCGCTCCACCGGCACCTTGCAGCACCGTGAATCAGGTGTGGCGCGCAAGGCGCTGTTGCCGACGCTCAAGCACCCCGACCTGCTGCGCCTGGATTTAGGTATCTTCGTGTTGCACGCCATGCTGATGTGCAGCTTCGTCGCGTTGCCCCTGGCACTCGTCGAAAAAGCCGGTTTGCCCAAGGAACAGCACTGGTGGGTCTACCTCACCGCGCTTTTGATTTCATTCTTCGCCATGATCCCGTTCA
The genomic region above belongs to Pseudomonas poae and contains:
- the rpoA gene encoding DNA-directed RNA polymerase subunit alpha: MQISVNEFLTPRHIDVQVVSPTRAKITLEPLERGFGHTLGNALRRILLSSMPGCAVVEAEIDGVLHEYSAIEGVQEDVIEILLNLKGLAIKLHGRDEVTLTLSKKGSGVVTAADIQLDHDVEIVNPDHVIANLASNGALNMKLTVARGRGYEPADSRQSDEDESRSIGRLQLDSSFSPVRRIAYVVENARVEQRTNLDKLVIDLETNGTLDPEEAIRRAATILQQQLAAFVDLKGDSEPVVIEQEDEIDPILLRPVDDLELTVRSANCLKAENIYYIGDLIQRTEVELLKTPNLGKKSLTEIKDVLASRGLSLGMRLDNWPPASLKKDDKATA
- the uvrA gene encoding excinuclease ABC subunit UvrA — its product is MDKILIRGARTHNLKNIDLTLPRDKLIVITGLSGSGKSSLAFDTLYAEGQRRYVESLSAYARQFLSMMEKPDVDTIEGLSPAISIEQKSTSHNPRSTVGTITEIYDYLRLLYARVGIPRCPDHDIPLEAQTVSQMVDLVLAQPEGAKLMLLAPVIRERKGEHLSVFEELRAQGFVRARINGKLYELDEAPKLDKQKKHSIDVVVDRFKVRADLQQRLAESFETALKLADGIALVAPMDDEPGEEIIFSARFACPICGHAISELEPKLFSFNNPAGACPTCDGLGVKQFFDIKRLVNGDLTLAEGAIRGWDRRNVYYFQMLGSLASHYKFSLEVPFNQLPAEQQKVILHGSGSQNVDFKYLNDRGDIVKRSHPFEGIVPNLERRYRETESASVREELAKFLSTQPCPDCRGTRLRREARHVWVGEKTLPAVTNLPIGDASEYFGTLKLTGRRGEIADKILKEIRERLQFLVNVGLDYLSLDRSADTLSGGEAQRIRLASQIGAGLVGVLYILDEPSIGLHQRDNDRLLGTLKHLRDIGNTVIVVEHDEDAIRLADYVVDIGPGAGVHGGHIVAEGTPAEVMAHPDSLTGKYLSGRVKIAVPAKRTPRNKKMALHLKGARGNNLRNVDLEIPLGLLTCVTGVSGSGKSTLINNTLFPLSATALNGATTLEAAAHDSIKGLEHLDKVVDIDQSPIGRTPRSNPATYTGLFTPIRELFAGVPESRSRGYGPGRFSFNVKGGRCEACQGDGLIKVEMHFLPDIYVPCDVCKSKRYNRETLEIKYKGKSIHETLEMTIEEARVFFDAVPALARKLQTLMDVGLSYIKLGQSATTLSGGEAQRVKLSRELSKRDTGKTLYILDEPTTGLHFADIQQLLDVLHRLRDHGNTVVVIEHNLDVIKTADWLVDLGPEGGSKGGQIIAVGTPEQVCEMPQSHTGYYLKPLLARDRA
- a CDS encoding catalase; the encoded protein is MSQNKILTTASGAPVADNQNSRSAGPRGPLLLDDFHLIEKLAHFNRENIPERRVHAKGSGAYGTFTVTQDITQYTSAKLFESVGKQTPTFLRFSTVGGERGSADTERDPRGFALKFYTEEGNWDIVGNNTPVFFIRDPLKFPDFIHTQKRLPQSNLKSAQMMWDFWSHSPEALHQVTILFSDRGIPDGYRHMHGFGSHTYSLINAKGERHWVKWHYKTKQGIKNLAPAEAARLAGTDPDYAQRDLFGAIERGDFPKWRVCIQIMTEAQANAHYENPFDVTKTWSQKEFPLIEVGELELNRNPQNYFAEVEQAAFGPSNMVPGVGLSPDRMLQGRVFAYADAHRYRVGTNHQQLPVNAPRSPVNSYQRDGSMAFGSNGGAAPNYEPNSYTDAPKQAPQYAEPALALSGAADRYDHREDTDYYSHAGALFRLMNDEQKALLTSNIAGAMAGVSSDVVQRQLQHFYKADPAYGDAIAKALGVSLN
- a CDS encoding MFS transporter — protein: MHDPHSERMSSGETRAASGLALVFAFRMLGMFMVLPVLATYGMDLAGATPALIGLAIGAYGLTQALFQIPFGIISDRIGRRPVIYLGLIVFALGSVLAAQSDSIWGVIAGRVLQGAGAISAAVMALLSDLTREQHRTKAMAMIGMTIGLSFAVAMVVGPLLTRAFGLHGLFLATGGMALFGIVIVAFMVPRSTGTLQHRESGVARKALLPTLKHPDLLRLDLGIFVLHAMLMCSFVALPLALVEKAGLPKEQHWWVYLTALLISFFAMIPFIIYGEKKRKMKRVLLGAVATLMLTELFFWQFGDSLRALVIGTVVFFTAFNLLEASLPSLISKVSPAGGKGTAMGVYSTSQFLGSALGGIMGGWMFQHGGLSVVFLGCAGLAALWLVFAVTMREPPYVTSLRLPLSPEAIREAGLVERLKAVVGVTDAVVVAEEAAIYIKLDTELLDRATLEQLVNPVPTARPA
- the rplQ gene encoding 50S ribosomal protein L17, translating into MRHRKSGRHLSRTSSHRKAMFQNMAVSLFEHELIKTTLPKAKELRRVAEPLITLAKTDSLANRRLAFDRTRSKAIVGKLFNDLGKRYATREGGYLRILKCGFRAGDNAPMAYVELVDRATAGEAVSAE
- the bfr gene encoding bacterioferritin, whose product is MQGHPDVIDYLNTLLTGELAARDQYFIHSRMYEDWGFTELYERINHEMEEEAQHADALMRRILMLEGTPRMRPDDLDVGTTVPDMLAADLRLEYKVRAALCKGIELCEQHNDYVTREILRVQLNDTEEDHTYWLEKQLGLIKLIGLENYLQSQF